Proteins encoded within one genomic window of Paenarthrobacter sp. JL.01a:
- a CDS encoding glutathione S-transferase family protein has protein sequence MSEKTSTVEEHSTRGAYVTGGEFNRDTNYIEDRITRDGAAGPNGEPGWPVEPGRYRLIAARACPWANRTVIVRRLLGLEDVISLGQPGPTHDARSWTFDLDPDGKDPVLGIERLQEAFFRRFPDYPRGITVPAIVDIPSGEVVTNNFPQITLDFSTEWTEFHRPGAPNLYPEHLREEIDQVNKRVFTEVNNGVYRCEFAGSQEAYDAAYTRLWNALDWLEERLTTQRYLVGDSITEADVRLFTTLARFDAVYHGHFKCNRNKLSEMPALWGYARDLFQTPGFGDTIDFVQIKQHYYIVHEDINPTQIVPAGPDLSGWLTPHGRESLGGRPFGDGTPPGPVKAGEEVAPGHGAG, from the coding sequence ATGAGTGAGAAGACCAGCACAGTCGAAGAACACAGCACCCGGGGTGCCTACGTCACAGGTGGCGAGTTCAACCGGGACACCAACTACATCGAAGACCGGATCACCCGCGACGGTGCCGCCGGGCCAAACGGAGAACCCGGCTGGCCTGTGGAGCCCGGACGGTACAGATTGATCGCAGCCCGCGCCTGCCCATGGGCCAACCGGACAGTGATCGTCCGGCGGCTCCTGGGATTGGAAGACGTCATCAGCCTGGGTCAGCCCGGACCCACCCACGACGCCCGCTCCTGGACCTTTGACCTCGATCCCGACGGCAAGGACCCTGTCCTGGGAATCGAGCGTCTCCAGGAAGCGTTCTTCCGCCGCTTCCCCGACTATCCGCGCGGCATTACCGTCCCGGCCATCGTCGATATCCCCAGCGGAGAAGTAGTCACCAACAACTTCCCGCAGATCACCCTCGACTTCTCCACGGAATGGACAGAGTTCCACCGCCCCGGAGCGCCGAACCTGTATCCGGAACATCTTCGCGAGGAGATCGACCAAGTCAACAAGCGCGTCTTTACCGAGGTCAACAACGGCGTCTACAGATGCGAATTCGCAGGATCACAGGAAGCCTACGACGCCGCCTACACCCGGCTGTGGAACGCGCTGGATTGGCTGGAGGAACGGCTTACAACGCAGCGCTACCTGGTGGGCGACTCCATCACCGAAGCCGACGTTCGGCTTTTCACCACCTTGGCCCGCTTCGACGCCGTCTATCACGGGCACTTCAAGTGCAACCGCAACAAACTCAGCGAAATGCCCGCATTATGGGGCTATGCCCGGGACCTGTTCCAGACGCCCGGCTTTGGAGACACCATCGACTTCGTGCAGATTAAACAGCACTACTACATCGTCCACGAGGACATCAATCCCACGCAGATCGTCCCCGCAGGCCCGGATCTTTCGGGCTGGCTGACGCCTCACGGACGCGAATCCCTGGGTGGGCGGCCCTTCGGCGACGGCACTCCGCCGGGACCGGTCAAGGCAGGCGAAGAAGTAGCCCCGGGCCACGGAGCAGGCTAG
- a CDS encoding HAD family hydrolase produces MRLVASDIDGTILGHDGKISDRTIKAFQACRDAGVELVFVTGRPPRWLYPLQEQLGHSGIVICSNGAVVWDLETEKALSSCVLDAESVFEARRIIKSIRPDALFAVETLTGFQLEPGFIENETSELLAEFTPKPLAETLTADDAVVKFLAITRKGTPDEFLAEVQPAVAHLVSTTHSAPKTAMLEMSVPGINKAVTLAKYAESLGIDAADVVAFGDMPNDIEMLRWAGHGYAMASGHPEAILAAGQQAPHFDDDGVAQVLEAKLTEQRV; encoded by the coding sequence ATGCGGCTCGTAGCAAGCGATATTGACGGCACCATCCTCGGTCACGACGGAAAAATCAGTGACCGGACCATCAAGGCGTTCCAGGCGTGCCGCGATGCAGGGGTGGAACTCGTCTTCGTCACGGGCCGTCCGCCGCGCTGGCTCTACCCCCTCCAGGAGCAACTGGGACACAGCGGGATCGTCATCTGTTCCAACGGGGCCGTGGTGTGGGATCTGGAAACAGAGAAGGCCCTGTCCTCGTGCGTTCTGGACGCGGAGTCCGTCTTTGAAGCCCGCCGGATCATCAAGTCCATCAGGCCGGACGCGTTGTTCGCTGTCGAAACCCTGACCGGTTTTCAGCTGGAGCCCGGTTTCATCGAGAACGAAACCAGCGAATTGCTCGCCGAATTCACCCCTAAACCGTTGGCCGAGACGCTCACTGCGGATGACGCCGTCGTGAAGTTCCTGGCCATTACCCGCAAAGGTACGCCGGACGAATTCCTTGCCGAGGTGCAGCCGGCTGTTGCGCACTTGGTGTCCACCACGCACTCAGCTCCGAAGACCGCAATGTTGGAGATGTCGGTCCCGGGCATCAACAAGGCCGTCACGCTCGCCAAGTACGCCGAGTCGCTGGGAATCGACGCGGCGGACGTGGTTGCGTTCGGCGATATGCCCAATGACATCGAGATGCTCCGCTGGGCCGGCCACGGTTACGCCATGGCGAGCGGGCATCCGGAAGCGATCCTCGCCGCCGGGCAGCAGGCCCCGCACTTCGACGACGACGGCGTGGCCCAGGTTCTCGAAGCGAAACTCACCGAACAGCGGGTCTAG
- a CDS encoding methyltransferase family protein: MKAALWGRAYFAAQALAGAGWWLGVFLLPPVREATLGQLDPVAVAIFDVPLFVVASALAAFGFRSAAVVATAWTALVTLALAVFATITTQAGWGVLAMVAAAACSVAALCLVLLGRIPTEWVLRGPFAFRPAAQRPTSGHVAATFRQLVVFWGLFLGVIPLAIHALEDRWGLSFPLPTLVPGLVLLLLASALGICSATAMSTKGNGTPLPSAMPNTLVIAGPYRWVRNPMALAGILQGAAVGLMLGSWLVVAYAVAGSLVWNYVVRPLEEADLRLRFGAEFERYCQRVRCWIPRLGAD; this comes from the coding sequence ATGAAAGCCGCTCTTTGGGGGAGGGCCTATTTTGCCGCGCAGGCCTTGGCGGGTGCCGGCTGGTGGCTTGGGGTTTTTCTCTTGCCGCCTGTCCGGGAGGCCACTCTTGGGCAGCTGGATCCCGTGGCTGTGGCGATCTTCGATGTGCCTTTGTTTGTTGTGGCTTCGGCCCTGGCTGCCTTCGGTTTCCGGTCCGCAGCCGTGGTGGCTACTGCGTGGACCGCGCTGGTCACCCTGGCTCTGGCTGTCTTCGCCACCATCACCACGCAGGCGGGATGGGGAGTCCTGGCGATGGTGGCGGCTGCAGCCTGCTCGGTGGCCGCTCTATGCCTGGTCCTCCTGGGCCGGATACCTACCGAGTGGGTCCTGCGAGGTCCGTTCGCCTTCCGGCCGGCAGCCCAGCGGCCAACGTCAGGGCACGTGGCTGCAACGTTCCGTCAGCTGGTCGTTTTTTGGGGCCTGTTCCTGGGAGTGATCCCTCTGGCCATCCATGCGCTGGAAGATCGCTGGGGCCTCTCCTTCCCGCTGCCCACGCTTGTTCCCGGGCTCGTTTTGCTGCTGCTCGCCAGCGCCCTGGGCATCTGCTCGGCCACAGCCATGTCAACCAAGGGGAACGGGACGCCCTTGCCGTCGGCAATGCCCAACACCCTGGTCATTGCCGGACCCTACCGCTGGGTCCGGAATCCCATGGCCCTTGCCGGCATCCTGCAGGGCGCCGCCGTCGGCCTGATGCTGGGTTCGTGGCTGGTGGTGGCGTACGCAGTGGCAGGCTCACTCGTGTGGAATTACGTGGTCAGGCCGCTGGAGGAGGCCGACCTCAGGCTTCGATTCGGCGCCGAGTTCGAACGTTACTGCCAAAGGGTCCGCTGCTGGATACCCCGGCTCGGTGCCGACTAG
- a CDS encoding SDR family oxidoreductase: MTVLIAGCGDLGTEVGLRFAAAGHHVVGLRRSPEKLPPEIHGIRADLSGHVPELPGDVDIVVIAVAADASTEEAYRAAYLNGVKNVLDALERQSIRPRRILFVSSTAVYRDSGGAVVDESTPAEPTRFSGRILLEAEDLMFARTAGTRAISVRLGGIYGPGRTRLIDQVRSGKARIPAQSKHTNRIHRDDAAAMIVHLATMEQEPEAVYLGIDDDPAEYGDVLRFLAAELQLPEPPPGPASDGGAGDKRCSNRRLRSTGFTFTFPSYKEGYRSILAGEGVRHP, encoded by the coding sequence ATGACTGTGTTGATTGCCGGCTGCGGCGACCTCGGAACCGAAGTTGGGCTGCGTTTCGCGGCTGCCGGGCACCACGTGGTGGGCTTGCGCCGCTCCCCCGAAAAGCTCCCGCCGGAGATCCACGGCATCCGGGCGGACCTCTCCGGGCATGTCCCGGAATTGCCTGGCGACGTGGACATCGTGGTGATTGCAGTCGCGGCGGATGCCTCGACGGAAGAGGCGTACCGTGCGGCCTACCTGAACGGCGTGAAGAACGTGCTGGATGCCCTGGAGCGGCAGTCGATCCGGCCGCGGCGCATCCTGTTCGTCTCCTCCACCGCCGTATATAGGGACTCTGGCGGGGCTGTTGTGGACGAGTCGACACCTGCAGAACCCACGCGGTTCAGCGGAAGGATCCTTCTGGAAGCCGAGGATTTGATGTTCGCCAGGACTGCCGGCACCCGCGCCATTTCCGTGCGCCTGGGCGGCATCTACGGCCCCGGCCGCACCCGCCTGATCGACCAAGTGCGCAGCGGCAAGGCCAGGATTCCTGCCCAGTCCAAACACACCAACCGCATCCACCGTGACGATGCCGCAGCCATGATCGTGCACCTGGCCACCATGGAGCAAGAGCCCGAGGCCGTGTACCTGGGCATCGATGACGATCCGGCCGAGTACGGCGACGTCCTGCGCTTCCTCGCGGCCGAGCTGCAGTTGCCGGAGCCTCCCCCAGGCCCGGCGTCCGACGGCGGTGCAGGCGACAAACGCTGTTCGAACCGGCGGCTAAGGTCCACCGGCTTCACGTTCACGTTCCCCAGCTACAAGGAGGGCTACCGGTCGATCCTGGCCGGGGAGGGTGTCCGCCACCCATGA
- a CDS encoding carbohydrate kinase family protein gives MLTVIGEALVDVVQRSSGIEAHVGGSPLNVAVGLARLDHPVQFIGRFGKDAYGDSVAAHLRSSSVMVPLPPDDKPTSVATARIDDDGAATYAFDLTWELPGLAGRLPLMLQAATLLHTGSIATFLEPGAAEVLAAVEHAHPSSTISFDPNCRPSIITDVEYARTQAERFVALSDVVKASDEDLEWLYPGVDPTESARRWLTLGGEGGPALVVVTRGSLGPWGITRAGETQVPAPSVDVVDTVGAGDSFMAGLLSAIVDHGLDGAQNREELRAMPAETLAAIMDHATRAAAITVSRAGANPPTRSELNHGLA, from the coding sequence ATGCTGACAGTCATTGGCGAGGCCCTGGTAGACGTAGTTCAACGCTCCTCTGGAATTGAAGCGCACGTTGGCGGCAGCCCGCTCAATGTTGCCGTCGGTTTGGCCAGGCTGGACCACCCGGTTCAGTTCATCGGCCGCTTCGGCAAGGACGCCTACGGCGACTCGGTCGCTGCGCACCTGCGGTCCAGTTCCGTGATGGTTCCGCTGCCGCCTGACGACAAGCCAACCAGCGTGGCAACCGCACGGATAGACGACGACGGCGCTGCCACTTACGCTTTCGACCTCACCTGGGAACTGCCCGGACTCGCCGGCCGGCTGCCCCTCATGCTGCAGGCTGCCACCTTGCTGCACACCGGCTCCATTGCCACCTTCCTGGAGCCGGGCGCTGCGGAGGTTCTTGCCGCCGTCGAGCATGCCCACCCGAGCAGCACCATCAGCTTTGACCCCAACTGCCGCCCGAGCATCATCACGGACGTTGAGTACGCGCGGACGCAGGCCGAGCGCTTCGTGGCGCTGTCCGACGTCGTTAAGGCGTCCGACGAGGACCTTGAATGGCTGTACCCGGGCGTTGATCCGACGGAATCCGCCCGTCGCTGGTTGACGCTGGGCGGCGAGGGCGGTCCGGCGTTGGTGGTGGTCACGCGTGGTTCGCTCGGCCCGTGGGGCATCACCCGTGCAGGGGAGACCCAGGTCCCGGCTCCTTCAGTGGACGTTGTGGACACCGTGGGCGCGGGGGATTCGTTCATGGCCGGGCTGTTGTCCGCGATCGTGGATCACGGGCTGGATGGCGCACAGAACCGTGAGGAACTGCGCGCCATGCCGGCTGAAACGCTCGCGGCGATCATGGATCACGCCACCCGCGCGGCCGCCATCACCGTGTCGCGCGCCGGAGCCAACCCGCCCACGCGGTCCGAGCTGAACCACGGACTGGCCTAG
- a CDS encoding glycerophosphodiester phosphodiesterase, whose product MGYATGVTLPYFLRKDGSVGPLAFAHRGFSREGLENSMAAFRAAVELGTAHLETDVHTTSDGVLLVFHDSSLDRVTDSAGRISELTAAEVARARIGGVEPVPTFDELVEAFPEARLNLDVKDWNSVGPLAAAIEKHGIHDRVLVTSFSDRRRRAVLSKLSGRVASSAGSSLTALFVLLGPVLPVRLARKLLAGVDVFQVPVRYGRLPVVTAGFIRRAHRLGRQVHVWTINEPTEMERLLDLGVDGIVSDRLDLLKEVLVRRGEWV is encoded by the coding sequence ATGGGCTACGCTACGGGAGTGACGCTGCCTTATTTCCTCCGCAAAGACGGTTCGGTGGGTCCCTTGGCCTTCGCTCATCGCGGCTTTTCCCGGGAGGGGCTGGAGAATTCCATGGCTGCGTTCAGGGCCGCCGTGGAACTGGGAACCGCACATCTGGAAACCGACGTACACACCACGTCCGACGGCGTTTTGCTGGTCTTCCATGACTCATCCTTGGATCGCGTCACGGACTCGGCGGGGAGGATTTCGGAGCTGACTGCCGCCGAGGTGGCCAGGGCCAGGATCGGCGGAGTAGAACCGGTGCCCACGTTTGATGAGCTGGTGGAGGCTTTTCCGGAAGCCCGGCTGAATCTCGACGTCAAGGACTGGAACTCCGTGGGCCCGCTGGCCGCGGCCATCGAAAAACATGGAATCCATGACCGCGTCCTGGTCACCAGCTTCTCGGACAGGCGTCGTCGGGCTGTCCTGTCCAAGCTCTCGGGCCGCGTAGCGTCCTCGGCCGGCAGCTCATTGACCGCGCTGTTTGTCCTCCTTGGCCCCGTGCTGCCGGTGCGGTTGGCACGCAAGCTGCTTGCCGGCGTCGACGTTTTCCAAGTACCTGTCCGCTACGGCCGCTTGCCGGTGGTGACTGCCGGGTTCATCCGGCGTGCACATCGGCTTGGGAGGCAGGTGCACGTGTGGACCATCAACGAGCCGACGGAGATGGAACGGCTTCTTGACCTGGGCGTGGACGGTATCGTCTCGGACCGGCTGGATCTGCTCAAGGAAGTGCTGGTTCGTCGAGGCGAGTGGGTCTGA
- a CDS encoding glycoside hydrolase family 2 protein, producing MTDSSIPKPEHPRPQLVRDTWLNLNGTWDFEIDAGDSGLERGLTNRELNSRILVPFAPESALSGVEHVDFMEAVWYRRTVTIPQDWAGLKVLLHFGAVDHDATVWVNGVEVALHRGGFTPFTADLSDVAEPGTDAVVVVRARDSRHDMQARGKQATWYNNTHCQYTRTTGIWQTVWMEAVPEIHIKRLRITPNFADSSLTVEVPLSRNRGGDTVTATLRTSTDTVAHAEARADLDLAPSLRLAIPAEQLRPWSPEDPFLYDLDVAIIDPSGDTVDKVTSYAAIRSVALDGKVVRINGKAVFQRLVLDQGYWPESLMTSPDDSALVKDIELSMAAGFNGARLHQKVFEERFLFHADRLGYLVWGEFGDWGVSGGGTIGHNQKPTASFVAQWLEVLQRDYNHPSIIGWCPLNETHQHLHDRITVLDDVTQAMFLATKLADPTRPVIDASGYSHRVRDTDIYDSHSYEQDPDKFRLEQEGLAEGKPFLNRAHDGVDYSVPYNGQPFFVSEFGGIWWNEAEARQAAEAAGTDVESSWGYGQRVASEEEFYERFEGLCAVLLDNPDMFGYCYTQLTDVFQEKNGIFNFDRSDKLDLERIRAVQQRQAAIESQE from the coding sequence TTGACCGATTCATCGATCCCCAAGCCCGAACACCCCCGCCCGCAACTTGTCCGCGACACCTGGCTCAACCTGAACGGCACCTGGGATTTCGAGATCGACGCCGGGGACTCCGGTTTGGAGCGAGGACTCACCAACCGCGAACTGAACAGCCGGATACTGGTTCCGTTCGCCCCCGAATCGGCCCTTTCGGGCGTCGAGCACGTGGATTTCATGGAAGCCGTTTGGTACCGCCGGACGGTGACCATTCCACAGGACTGGGCAGGGCTGAAAGTCCTCCTGCATTTCGGAGCAGTGGACCACGATGCCACAGTGTGGGTCAACGGCGTCGAAGTCGCTCTGCACCGGGGCGGCTTCACGCCGTTCACCGCTGACCTCAGCGACGTCGCCGAACCCGGAACGGATGCAGTCGTTGTGGTGCGGGCCCGCGACTCCCGGCACGACATGCAGGCGCGGGGCAAGCAGGCCACTTGGTACAACAACACCCACTGCCAGTACACGCGCACCACTGGCATCTGGCAGACGGTGTGGATGGAGGCAGTCCCGGAGATCCACATCAAGCGCCTCCGGATAACCCCCAACTTTGCCGACTCCAGCCTGACGGTAGAGGTGCCGCTTTCCCGCAACCGCGGTGGTGACACGGTGACAGCGACCCTTCGGACCAGCACAGACACAGTGGCGCACGCCGAGGCTCGGGCAGACCTCGATCTGGCCCCGTCACTCCGTTTGGCAATACCGGCGGAGCAGCTCCGGCCGTGGTCTCCCGAGGACCCGTTCCTGTACGACCTGGACGTGGCCATCATAGACCCCAGCGGGGACACTGTGGATAAGGTCACCAGCTACGCCGCGATCCGCTCCGTGGCCCTGGACGGCAAAGTGGTCCGTATCAACGGCAAAGCCGTCTTCCAGCGGTTGGTCCTCGACCAGGGTTACTGGCCGGAATCGCTCATGACTTCCCCGGACGACTCCGCCCTGGTCAAGGACATCGAGCTGTCCATGGCTGCCGGCTTCAACGGCGCCCGGCTGCACCAGAAAGTCTTCGAGGAGCGCTTCCTGTTCCATGCAGACCGCCTCGGCTACCTTGTATGGGGCGAGTTCGGGGACTGGGGTGTCTCCGGCGGCGGCACTATCGGTCATAACCAGAAGCCCACCGCCAGCTTCGTCGCCCAATGGCTGGAAGTCCTCCAGCGCGACTACAACCACCCCAGCATCATCGGCTGGTGCCCGCTCAATGAAACACACCAGCACCTCCACGACAGGATCACCGTCCTGGACGACGTCACCCAGGCCATGTTCCTTGCCACCAAACTGGCCGACCCCACGCGGCCGGTCATCGATGCGTCCGGATACTCGCACAGGGTCAGGGACACCGACATCTACGACTCCCACTCCTATGAACAGGACCCTGACAAGTTCCGGCTGGAACAGGAAGGCCTCGCCGAAGGCAAACCGTTCCTCAACCGCGCACACGATGGCGTGGACTACTCCGTCCCCTACAACGGCCAGCCCTTCTTCGTCTCGGAATTCGGCGGGATCTGGTGGAACGAGGCCGAGGCGAGGCAGGCTGCGGAAGCCGCGGGCACCGACGTCGAAAGCTCCTGGGGCTACGGCCAGCGGGTGGCCAGTGAGGAAGAGTTCTACGAGCGGTTCGAAGGCCTATGCGCCGTGCTGCTGGATAACCCGGACATGTTCGGCTACTGCTACACGCAGCTGACGGACGTCTTCCAGGAGAAGAACGGCATCTTCAACTTCGACCGCAGCGACAAGTTGGACCTCGAAAGGATCCGGGCCGTCCAACAACGCCAGGCCGCCATCGAATCCCAGGAGTAG